CGCGCAAGATCAATGACGTAGTCGATAACATACGGGCACCGCTTCTGGTACGCCTGAATGACAAAACCGATGCCGTTCCAGCCAATCAACTGCGGCTCGAAACACAAGCGCTCTAGCAGCTCCAGTGACAGCTCAAGGCGGTCAGCTTCTTCGGCGTCGATGTTCAGGCCAATGTCATAGTGTTTGGCCAGCAGGGTCAGCGATAACAATCTCGGGTACAACTCGTCCATAACGCGTTCGTATTGCGCGCGGCTATAACGGGGGTGCAAGGCGGAAAGCTTGATCGAGATGCCTGGGCCTTCATAAATGCCACGACCATGGGACGCTTTGCCAATGGAGTGGATGGCCTGCTCGTAGGAGGCAAGGTATTTCTGCGCATCGCGTTCGGTCAGCGCTGCTTCACCGAGCATGTCGTAAGAGTAGCGGAAACCCTTGGCTTCAAAGCGGCTGGCGTTAGCCAAGGCTTCGGCGATGGTTTCGCCGGTAACAAACTGTTCGCCCATCAAGCGCATGGCCATGTCCACGCCCTTGCGGATCATGGGTTCGCCACTTTTACCGATGATGCGGCTCAGGGATGAGGTCAACCCGGCTTCGTTGTGGGTGGCGACCAGTTTCCCGGTCAGCAGCAGACCCCACGTAGCCGCGTTGACGAACAGCGACGGGCTATTGCCCAAATGCGGGTGCCAATTACCGGTGCTGATCTTGTCGCGGATGAGCGCATCGCGAGTGCCTTTATCCGGGATGCGCAGCAGCGCTTCGGCCAGGCACATCAGGGCTACGCCTTCTTGGGACGACAGCGAGAACTCTTGCAACAAGCCTTGAACGATGCCCGCACGACCAGTAGCACTTTTTTGATTGCGCAGTTTCTCGGCAATGCTCGCCGCAAGCTTCTGGGTGGCTTCGGCCATGGCCCCTGGCAGACGCGCCTGTTCTAACAGCATGGGCACAACTTCAGGTTCGGGGCGGCGATAAGCGGAAGTGATCGCGGCACGAAGAACTGATTGTGGAAGGATGCTTTCGGCAAATTCCAGGAAGCACTGATGGGCAACATCGGCGTGATGGTCGACCAGTTCGTCGGGCTCTTTTCCGGTCAGGCCATTGAGCTCCATGAGGGTCGCGCCGCCCTCAAGCTTCTCAAGGTAGTTGAAGATGGCCTGCTTGATCAGCCAGTGGGGGGTTCGATCAATGGACTGCGCGGCGGCTTTCAAGCGCTCACGGGTAGCATCATCGAGTTTGACACCCAAGGTGGTTGTCGCCATTTCTCATCCTCTAATCGCCACCATCGTGTGGCATAGCCGACGCTCAGGTTAATCTCGAAATTCTACTGGTGCAACCCGGTGCAACCCGTTTTTTTTCAGAAATATTATTGATCCGTCCCTGCAACGCTTGACCCCATATTAAGGGCGCTAGAACGGTGCTTTTTAGCCCTTGATTACAGCGCGAGGCTCTGAAACGGAGCAAAACATGAGGTAACTAAAAATACCTTACAGGTACAACTTGATGGGAAAAATGGGTTGCACCCTATTTGCGTTGTTGACTAGGATTCCAGCCTTCGAGGTGATGCGTGTTCATTCTCGGTACATCAGCTGACGTTTTCCTGGGGAAACTTCAGTCCAGCGTGCGGCTAGTTATTCATCCGTGTGGAACGTTTTGATCGTTGCGCACCGATTGATTGCCGTGCAAATAATAACGCCAGGGCGCCATTTTATGACTGTCAGTAATCCCACTCTGATCACCTTCGTGATCTACATCGCGGCAATGGTTCTAATCGGCCTGATGGCCTATCGCTCTACGAATAATCTTTCCGACTATATTCTTGGTGGCCGCAGCCTCGGCTCCGTAGTCACTGCCTTGTCGGCCGGTGCATCGGATATGAGCGGATGGCTATTGATGGGGCTGCCAGGCGCTATCTATATGTCGGGCCTATCCGAAGGCTGGATCGCCATCGGCCTGGCCATGGGTGCTTATCTGAACTGGCTGTTTGTCGCCGGCCGCCTTCGCGTACAGACCGAGCACAACGGCGATGCACTGACTTTGCCGGATTATTTCACTAGTCGCTTTGAAGACAAAAGTGGGGTGCTGCGGATTGTTTCGGCCGTGGTGATTCTGGTGTTTTTCACCATTTATTGCGCTTCAGGTATTGTTGCCGGCGCTCGCCTGTTTGAAAGTACATTTGGTATGTCTTACCAAACTGCCTTGTGGGCCGGTGCTGCTGCAACGATTGCCTACACTTTTGTTGGGGGGTTCCTCGCTGTGAGCTGGACCGATACGGTGCAGGCCACTCTGATGATCTTCGCGCTGATCCTTACACCGATCATTGTGTTGCTGGCCACGGGCGGCATAGACGCCACCTTGCTGGCTATCGAAGCGAAAGCCCCAACCCATTTCGACATGCTTAAGAATACGTCGTTTATCGGCATCATTTCTCTGCTGGGCTGGGGCTTGGGGTATTTCGGCCAGCCGCATATCCTGGCGCGGTTCATGGCAGCCGATTCGGTCAAGTCGATTGCCAAGGCACGTCGTATTTCCATGACTTGGATGATTTTGTGCCTGAGCGGCACAGTCGCGGTGGGCTTCTTTGGGATTGCCTACTTCTCAGCGCATCCAGAGTTTGCCACGCCGGTCACGGAGAACCCTGAGCGGGTGTTCATCGAGCTGGCCAAATTGCTGTTCAACCCATGGATTGCCGGTGTGCTGTTATCGGCCATTCTGGCGGCGGTAATGAGCACGTTGAGCTGTCAGCTATTGGTGTGCTCCAG
The nucleotide sequence above comes from Pseudomonas sp. AB6. Encoded proteins:
- the putP gene encoding sodium/proline symporter PutP, whose product is MTVSNPTLITFVIYIAAMVLIGLMAYRSTNNLSDYILGGRSLGSVVTALSAGASDMSGWLLMGLPGAIYMSGLSEGWIAIGLAMGAYLNWLFVAGRLRVQTEHNGDALTLPDYFTSRFEDKSGVLRIVSAVVILVFFTIYCASGIVAGARLFESTFGMSYQTALWAGAAATIAYTFVGGFLAVSWTDTVQATLMIFALILTPIIVLLATGGIDATLLAIEAKAPTHFDMLKNTSFIGIISLLGWGLGYFGQPHILARFMAADSVKSIAKARRISMTWMILCLSGTVAVGFFGIAYFSAHPEFATPVTENPERVFIELAKLLFNPWIAGVLLSAILAAVMSTLSCQLLVCSSALTEDFYKAFFRKRASDSELVWVGRAMVLLIAVIAIFIASNPNNRVLGLVSYAWAGFGAAFGPVVLISVLWKGMTRNGALAGILVGTVTVVVWKQSALLGLYEIIPGFLFASVAILVFSLLGKAPTEGMLTRFAAAEKEFKAATLE